From a single Labrenzia sp. PHM005 genomic region:
- a CDS encoding pitrilysin family protein, which produces MNLLRIRSKTLVASALLAVIMLLGSRTAWAVEIQKVISSEGIEAWLVEDHTVPLVALNFSFDGGSSQDPVGKAGLTRLLAATLDEGSGDLSSEDYQARLEELAISVGFSTGKDRFYGNLRTLTRTLPEAAEMLATALNAPRFDAAPVERMKTSLITQARRNETSPDAIAGRTLAEAVFGDHPYARPTLGTEETLETLSSEDLEAQKSKLIAKSGLKIGVVGAIDAETLKPLLDQVFGGLPDNADLQPISDLTPETGEDVHAFLEVPQTTVLVSLPGLKRDDPDYQAAYVMNHILGGGSFTSWMYQEVREKRGLSYGAGTSLSPYKHTGLLIGSAATKAERSDETVEVIRAQLKRMAEQGPTQAELESAKRYITGSYPLRFDSSGKIASQLVALQNADLGMDYFDRRNSEIEAVTLEDVNRVAQRLFAGVEPTIIQVGPNGQATD; this is translated from the coding sequence ATGAACCTTCTGCGTATTCGTTCCAAGACACTGGTCGCATCTGCGCTCCTTGCCGTTATCATGCTGCTCGGTAGCCGCACAGCTTGGGCCGTCGAAATCCAGAAAGTGATTAGTTCTGAAGGCATCGAAGCTTGGCTGGTGGAAGATCACACCGTTCCGCTGGTGGCTCTGAATTTCTCCTTTGATGGTGGTTCCTCGCAGGACCCTGTGGGCAAAGCCGGGCTTACACGCCTTCTGGCAGCCACCCTTGATGAAGGCTCCGGTGACTTAAGTTCCGAAGACTATCAGGCACGTCTCGAAGAACTTGCGATCAGCGTAGGTTTCAGCACCGGAAAAGATCGGTTTTATGGCAACTTAAGAACCCTGACCCGAACCTTGCCCGAAGCGGCAGAAATGCTTGCGACAGCTTTGAATGCCCCCCGTTTTGATGCTGCCCCAGTCGAACGCATGAAAACCAGCCTCATCACGCAGGCCCGGCGCAATGAAACCAGTCCAGATGCAATCGCGGGACGCACACTCGCTGAAGCGGTTTTTGGAGACCATCCTTATGCCCGCCCCACTTTGGGAACTGAAGAAACGCTTGAAACGCTGAGCTCTGAAGATCTAGAAGCTCAGAAGTCAAAACTGATTGCGAAAAGCGGACTGAAAATTGGCGTGGTTGGGGCCATTGATGCCGAAACCTTAAAGCCGTTGCTGGATCAGGTGTTTGGGGGACTGCCGGACAACGCTGACCTACAGCCGATCTCGGATCTGACACCGGAAACAGGCGAAGATGTTCACGCGTTTCTCGAGGTGCCACAAACCACGGTGCTGGTCTCTTTACCTGGCCTCAAGCGGGACGATCCAGATTATCAGGCCGCTTACGTGATGAACCATATTCTTGGTGGCGGATCTTTCACTTCTTGGATGTATCAAGAAGTCCGGGAAAAGCGCGGTCTGTCTTATGGCGCCGGCACCTCGCTTTCACCTTACAAACATACAGGTCTTCTGATCGGCTCAGCCGCAACAAAAGCGGAACGGTCTGACGAAACAGTCGAAGTTATCCGCGCACAGCTCAAACGGATGGCCGAACAGGGTCCGACACAAGCCGAACTTGAGAGCGCCAAACGCTACATAACTGGGTCCTATCCCCTGCGGTTCGACAGTTCAGGTAAGATTGCCAGCCAGTTGGTGGCCCTGCAAAATGCAGACCTCGGCATGGATTACTTCGACCGGCGCAACAGCGAGATCGAGGCCGTCACACTAGAAGACGTCAACCGAGTGGCCCAACGTCTATTTGCTGGGGTTGAACCCACCATCATTCAGGTTGGTCCCAACGGTCAGGCGACAGACTGA
- a CDS encoding EAL domain-containing protein, translating to MAIIALSSAAVMVFQFGRPFGEAVSLSLALMCTMILVHLLIGRSRDRSAVSDAVERLEERMTDLDEDVGNLEGRLTGMEHSMPRRTRAEIDPLFAEVEVLGTLVKQMAEAMSDLETKVEDQQAIAPPPPVQSLPQYPQTPQPSPGFAPAHGQNQNYQDPYSRAPAPAAPPQHPFAPPPQPGPYNEGAVPTHRDMSELDRRYGVHVPRDGQPPMPAADISAGGEEFAELPADPQVSRLEQPGPDAAMNELIMSALNANRVELYLQPIVSLPQRQVKHYEAFTRLRNANGDSIEARAFLPEAVRSGQIARIDNLLLFRSVQVIRRLMSRNKNAILFCNISSQSLSDETFFPGFLEFVRTHKEFSGALVFEFSQADIAGMSTADFDRMSALYDAGFRFSVDQIDDMKMDFNSLAGHGFRYGKLNADYLIGRRETNHGHIHPADFGDLLHRYGMELITDHVETESQVLELLDFDIKLAQGNLFSPPRPVRAEVLQGTPAPRKKAAG from the coding sequence ATGGCGATCATCGCGCTGTCCTCGGCGGCGGTGATGGTGTTCCAATTCGGTCGCCCATTCGGCGAAGCCGTGTCGCTGTCGCTTGCCCTAATGTGCACCATGATCTTGGTTCATCTCCTTATTGGACGATCCAGGGACAGAAGTGCGGTCAGCGACGCGGTTGAACGCCTAGAAGAGCGTATGACCGATCTGGATGAGGATGTCGGCAACCTCGAAGGGCGCCTGACAGGCATGGAGCACAGCATGCCACGCCGGACACGTGCAGAAATCGATCCGCTGTTTGCCGAAGTTGAAGTCCTTGGAACATTGGTCAAGCAGATGGCCGAAGCCATGTCTGACCTTGAAACCAAGGTTGAAGACCAGCAGGCGATCGCGCCGCCGCCACCAGTTCAAAGCTTGCCTCAGTATCCGCAAACGCCACAACCATCGCCGGGTTTTGCTCCGGCACACGGCCAGAACCAGAACTATCAGGATCCTTATTCGCGTGCTCCTGCTCCTGCAGCGCCGCCACAACATCCTTTTGCACCCCCGCCGCAGCCTGGGCCATATAATGAGGGGGCTGTCCCGACACATAGAGATATGTCGGAGTTAGACCGCCGCTATGGTGTTCACGTGCCCCGGGACGGGCAACCGCCAATGCCGGCGGCAGACATTTCAGCTGGTGGTGAGGAGTTTGCAGAGCTGCCGGCTGATCCGCAGGTCTCCCGTTTGGAACAGCCAGGTCCGGACGCCGCGATGAACGAGCTGATTATGTCGGCTCTGAACGCAAACCGTGTGGAACTCTATCTTCAGCCGATCGTCAGCCTGCCGCAACGCCAAGTGAAACACTACGAAGCCTTTACCCGGCTGCGCAACGCCAATGGCGATTCAATCGAAGCGCGGGCATTCCTGCCTGAAGCCGTTCGTTCAGGCCAGATTGCCCGGATCGACAACTTGCTGCTGTTCCGGTCGGTGCAGGTGATCCGCCGGTTAATGTCACGGAACAAGAACGCGATCCTGTTTTGCAACATTTCATCCCAGTCTCTATCAGATGAAACCTTCTTTCCGGGCTTCCTTGAGTTTGTGCGGACCCATAAAGAGTTTTCCGGGGCTCTGGTTTTTGAGTTTTCACAGGCCGACATTGCGGGCATGAGCACTGCCGATTTTGATCGGATGTCGGCTCTATACGATGCTGGTTTCCGCTTTTCTGTCGATCAGATCGATGACATGAAAATGGACTTCAACAGCCTCGCGGGCCATGGCTTTAGGTATGGCAAATTGAATGCTGATTATCTGATTGGCCGCCGGGAAACCAATCACGGACATATCCATCCAGCGGACTTTGGCGATCTGTTGCATCGATATGGGATGGAGCTGATCACAGATCACGTAGAAACGGAATCTCAGGTCCTGGAGCTGCTTGATTTCGACATCAAGCTGGCGCAGGGCAACTTGTTCTCACCACCAAGGCCGGTTCGGGCCGAAGTGCTTCAGGGGACACCAGCTCCTCGTAAAAAAGCGGCGGGCTAG
- a CDS encoding sigma-54 dependent transcriptional regulator: MGSNEGKVLPVIVRVLDASASEAARTSAVCAKLPAACSEPILYTESAACLQDLADKTTDILIVDLETIGGDEALEAYAVRCPKAVILAVSAKGSVSRAVSAMRAGAHDFLTKPFSLDALASKISFQLQQRRPSVKQAAAPTAEMPLADNLHAAAPFTPRVAPEPEQPAGLGRLIGMSASMRDIHDQIRRMAPSQAPVFITGESGTGKELCAAAVHDLSHRRSARFVTLNCAAIPRDLIESEIFGYVRGAFTGATDNRIGAAEQADGGTLFLDEIGEMDLLLQSKLLRFLQTGMFQRLGDTETRKVDARIICATNRDPLAEITAGRFREDLYYRLHVLPVHLPPLRDRRDDILPLAEAFLTRYSAEERRKFRGFDADAETRILSYSWPGNVRQLENTIRQIVVMNDGAAVTHDMLPMIIRDASARPNGVIDLSRERSRAQPENRPFGAIEPLWAQERRIIEDALDAFNGNIAMAAAALEISPSTIYRKKQSWEARCV; encoded by the coding sequence ATGGGGAGTAATGAGGGCAAAGTTTTGCCTGTGATTGTACGAGTTTTGGATGCCTCTGCATCTGAAGCAGCCCGCACATCGGCTGTCTGCGCGAAACTGCCCGCCGCCTGTTCAGAGCCGATCCTCTACACAGAGTCCGCGGCTTGCCTCCAAGACCTGGCAGACAAAACAACCGACATTCTCATTGTTGACCTGGAAACGATAGGGGGCGACGAAGCACTGGAAGCTTACGCTGTTCGCTGTCCAAAGGCCGTCATCCTCGCCGTATCCGCAAAAGGCTCCGTATCGCGGGCGGTCAGCGCCATGCGCGCCGGTGCTCATGACTTCCTGACAAAACCATTTTCTCTGGACGCCCTGGCTTCAAAAATCAGCTTTCAGCTTCAGCAGCGCCGGCCGTCAGTGAAACAGGCTGCGGCTCCCACTGCAGAGATGCCGCTTGCCGATAATCTGCATGCAGCGGCTCCTTTCACGCCACGTGTTGCGCCAGAGCCTGAACAGCCGGCCGGTCTCGGCCGCCTCATCGGAATGTCTGCATCCATGCGCGACATCCATGACCAAATCCGCCGTATGGCGCCATCACAAGCGCCGGTATTCATCACCGGTGAATCTGGCACAGGCAAGGAATTGTGCGCAGCTGCAGTCCACGATTTGTCCCACCGCCGGTCCGCCCGTTTTGTAACCTTGAACTGCGCAGCAATCCCGCGGGATCTCATCGAAAGCGAGATTTTTGGTTATGTACGTGGAGCCTTTACGGGCGCCACCGACAACCGCATTGGCGCTGCGGAGCAGGCAGATGGCGGCACATTGTTTCTCGACGAAATTGGGGAAATGGACCTGCTGCTGCAAAGCAAACTGCTGAGGTTCTTACAAACAGGTATGTTCCAGCGGCTTGGCGACACCGAAACACGCAAAGTCGATGCTCGGATCATCTGTGCCACAAACCGGGATCCGCTTGCAGAAATTACCGCGGGCCGCTTCCGAGAGGATCTTTATTACCGTTTGCATGTGCTGCCAGTCCATTTGCCACCGCTACGCGACCGCCGGGACGACATTCTGCCGCTCGCAGAAGCCTTCCTGACCCGGTATTCGGCCGAAGAACGGCGGAAGTTCCGGGGCTTTGATGCCGATGCGGAAACGCGCATCCTATCTTATTCTTGGCCAGGCAATGTTCGGCAGCTCGAAAACACCATCCGCCAAATTGTTGTGATGAACGATGGTGCTGCTGTTACACACGATATGCTGCCGATGATAATCCGAGACGCCTCGGCACGGCCGAATGGTGTGATCGATTTGTCGCGCGAGCGCTCCCGAGCTCAGCCGGAAAACCGCCCGTTTGGTGCGATAGAGCCGCTATGGGCTCAAGAACGGCGGATTATTGAAGACGCACTTGATGCCTTTAACGGCAATATTGCGATGGCAGCAGCTGCATTGGAAATCAGTCCCTCGACCATCTATCGGAAAAAGCAGTCCTGGGAAGCCCGTTGCGTTTAG
- the groES gene encoding co-chaperone GroES has product MAFRPLHDRVVVRRVDSEEKTAGGIIIPDTAKEKPQEGEIVAVGNGARDDSGNIVALDVKAGDRVLFGKWSGTEVKIDGEDLLIMKESDIMGVIA; this is encoded by the coding sequence ATGGCATTTCGTCCACTGCACGACCGTGTCGTAGTTCGCCGCGTCGACTCCGAAGAGAAGACCGCTGGTGGCATCATCATCCCAGATACCGCTAAGGAAAAGCCGCAAGAAGGCGAAATCGTTGCTGTTGGCAACGGCGCCCGTGACGACTCCGGCAACATTGTTGCCCTGGACGTCAAAGCTGGCGACCGCGTTCTGTTCGGCAAGTGGTCCGGCACCGAAGTCAAGATCGACGGTGAAGACCTCCTGATCATGAAGGAATCCGACATCATGGGCGTGATCGCTTAA
- the groL gene encoding chaperonin GroEL (60 kDa chaperone family; promotes refolding of misfolded polypeptides especially under stressful conditions; forms two stacked rings of heptamers to form a barrel-shaped 14mer; ends can be capped by GroES; misfolded proteins enter the barrel where they are refolded when GroES binds): MSAKEVKFSSDARERMLKGVDTLANAVKVTLGPKGRNVVLDKAFGAPRITKDGVSVAKEIELEDKFENMGAQMVREVASKTNDIAGDGTTTATVLAQAIVKEGAKAVAAGMNPMDLKRGVDLAAAEAVKSLEAASKTITTSEEVAQVGTISANGDEQVGTDIAEAMQKVGNEGVITVEEAKSLETELEVVEGMQFDRGYLSPYFVTNADKMLADLEKPYILLHEKKLSNLQAMLPILESVVQSSRPLLIIAEDVEGEALATLVVNKLRGGLKIAAVKAPGFGDRRKAMLEDIAILTGGTVISEDLGIKLENVTLDMLGTAEKVAITKETTTIVDGAGSKDDINGRVGQIKAQIEETTSDYDREKLQERLAKLAGGVAVIRVGGATEIEVKEKKDRVDDALNATRAAVEEGIVPGGGTALLRAKKAVEALSSDNADIAAGIKIVLRSLEAPIRQIAENAGVEGSIVVGKIQENGDDTFGFNAQTEEFVNMIDAGIIDPTKVVRTALQDAASVAGLLITTEAMVAELPKKDAGAPAMPGGDMGGMGGMGF, from the coding sequence ATGTCTGCTAAAGAAGTAAAGTTCTCCTCCGACGCACGTGAGCGCATGCTCAAAGGCGTTGACACCCTCGCAAACGCTGTGAAGGTGACCCTTGGCCCGAAAGGCCGTAACGTTGTTCTCGACAAGGCTTTTGGTGCTCCGCGCATCACCAAGGACGGCGTTTCCGTTGCCAAGGAAATCGAACTGGAAGACAAGTTCGAAAACATGGGCGCACAGATGGTGCGTGAAGTTGCTTCCAAAACCAACGACATCGCTGGTGACGGCACAACAACTGCAACCGTTCTGGCTCAGGCTATCGTCAAAGAAGGCGCTAAGGCTGTTGCTGCCGGCATGAACCCGATGGACCTGAAGCGCGGCGTAGACCTTGCTGCTGCTGAAGCTGTGAAGTCCCTGGAAGCTGCTTCCAAGACCATCACCACTTCTGAAGAAGTTGCTCAGGTTGGCACCATCTCTGCAAACGGCGACGAGCAGGTCGGCACCGACATTGCTGAAGCTATGCAGAAAGTTGGCAACGAAGGTGTGATCACCGTCGAAGAAGCCAAGTCTCTGGAAACCGAGCTGGAAGTCGTTGAAGGCATGCAGTTCGACCGTGGCTACCTGTCTCCTTACTTCGTCACCAATGCTGACAAGATGCTGGCTGACCTTGAGAAGCCGTACATCCTGCTGCACGAGAAAAAGCTCTCCAACCTGCAGGCGATGCTGCCGATCCTGGAAAGCGTTGTTCAGTCTTCCCGTCCGCTGCTCATCATTGCAGAAGACGTTGAAGGTGAAGCTCTGGCAACTCTCGTTGTCAACAAGCTCCGCGGCGGCCTGAAAATTGCTGCTGTTAAGGCACCTGGCTTCGGCGACCGCCGTAAGGCCATGCTGGAAGACATCGCTATCCTGACTGGTGGTACCGTGATCTCCGAAGATCTGGGCATCAAGCTGGAAAACGTCACTCTCGACATGCTCGGCACTGCTGAGAAAGTTGCGATCACCAAAGAAACCACCACCATCGTTGACGGTGCTGGTTCCAAGGACGACATCAACGGCCGCGTTGGTCAGATCAAAGCTCAGATCGAAGAAACCACTTCCGATTACGACCGTGAGAAGCTCCAGGAGCGCCTGGCTAAACTCGCTGGCGGTGTTGCAGTTATCCGCGTTGGCGGTGCAACTGAAATCGAAGTGAAAGAGAAAAAAGACCGCGTTGACGATGCACTGAACGCAACCCGCGCTGCCGTTGAAGAAGGCATCGTACCGGGTGGCGGTACCGCTCTTCTGCGTGCCAAGAAAGCTGTAGAAGCTCTGTCTTCCGACAACGCTGACATTGCTGCTGGCATCAAGATCGTTCTGCGCTCTTTGGAAGCTCCGATCCGTCAGATCGCTGAAAACGCTGGTGTTGAAGGTTCCATCGTTGTTGGCAAGATCCAGGAAAACGGCGACGACACCTTCGGTTTCAACGCTCAGACCGAAGAATTCGTCAACATGATCGACGCTGGTATCATCGACCCGACCAAAGTTGTCCGTACTGCTCTGCAGGACGCAGCTTCTGTTGCTGGTCTTTTGATCACCACCGAAGCCATGGTTGCTGAGCTGCCGAAGAAAGACGCTGGCGCACCGGCAATGCCGGGCGGCGACATGGGCGGCATGGGCGGCATGGGCTTCTAA
- a CDS encoding glutathione S-transferase N-terminal domain-containing protein has product MTSLTDFPITKKWPAQFPDRIQLYSLPTPNGIKVSAMLEETGLSYEAHKVDFGASDQLTPEFLSLNPNNKIPAIIDPDGPDGQPLPLWESGAILIYLAEKTGKLIPADAARKFETIQWVMWQMGGLGPMSGQVGFFNKFAGKDYEDRRPFERYRDEVKRLLGVLDQRLEGRDFIMGEYTIADITSWPWIRNLNGFYEAGEHVELESRKNVMRWAETCMARPASQAAINIPPSG; this is encoded by the coding sequence ATGACCAGCCTTACAGATTTTCCGATCACGAAAAAGTGGCCAGCTCAGTTTCCTGACCGCATTCAGCTTTATTCCCTGCCGACACCGAATGGGATCAAAGTCTCTGCAATGCTCGAAGAAACGGGCCTCTCTTATGAGGCCCATAAGGTTGATTTTGGCGCCAGTGATCAGCTGACACCTGAGTTTTTGTCTCTCAATCCGAACAACAAGATCCCGGCAATCATCGACCCGGATGGACCAGACGGGCAGCCACTTCCATTGTGGGAATCGGGAGCAATCCTAATTTATCTGGCGGAGAAGACTGGAAAGCTCATTCCAGCAGATGCAGCAAGAAAATTCGAAACAATCCAGTGGGTGATGTGGCAGATGGGTGGCCTTGGTCCGATGTCCGGCCAAGTTGGATTCTTCAACAAATTTGCCGGCAAAGACTATGAAGACCGCCGCCCATTTGAGCGCTACCGCGATGAGGTCAAACGGCTTTTGGGAGTTCTGGATCAGCGCCTTGAGGGGCGGGACTTTATCATGGGCGAGTACACCATTGCCGACATCACCTCTTGGCCGTGGATCCGGAACCTGAACGGCTTCTATGAAGCTGGAGAGCACGTCGAGCTGGAAAGCCGCAAGAATGTTATGCGCTGGGCTGAAACCTGCATGGCCCGGCCGGCAAGCCAAGCGGCGATCAACATCCCGCCAAGCGGGTGA
- a CDS encoding methyl-accepting chemotaxis protein: MNWFANLALATKMFVTPVILLVGLGIVSIISFFAIDQQRSAIENLSHVQIKAFADMSQVKEALSGAQLSLYDLMTTAQNESDMDKVNAKLEESTAKLNAIVTDFETLDLSKLNNADLAPLQEVAVKHAREYQEAALGTADMATLDVATASIFMNEATSLHATLVSDVNKLNEVVDSLRMRATEATLSGAREALQLFLFTVAAVAFVGLVLNWFISRMISRPITKIIGSMTALADGNSEVELQVSGRRDEIGQMEKALEVFKENALEVERMEQEKHERERLAAEEKRASMNALADQFETALMGIVDTVTDSSNRMQSTAQSMSSVAEQTQQQASTVATSAESASQNVQTAASAAEEMSASISEINRQVSESAEISNQANAEAERSNDSVRGLADAASKIGEVIELISGIAEQTNLLALNATIEAARAGEAGKGFAVVASEVKNLATQTARATEEIGSQISGMQSATGEAVEAIQSISQTIGQIKDISDTISGAMSEQGIATREIADSTQQAASGTAEVGHTINDVATAASDTGNAAKEVLEVAVDLSEHAKTLRTQVETFLGEVRAA; encoded by the coding sequence ATGAACTGGTTTGCCAATCTTGCCCTCGCCACGAAGATGTTCGTGACCCCGGTTATTCTATTGGTCGGGCTGGGGATTGTTTCTATCATCTCGTTTTTTGCGATCGACCAGCAGCGCTCTGCGATCGAAAACCTGAGCCATGTCCAGATCAAGGCATTTGCCGACATGAGCCAGGTAAAAGAAGCTCTCTCAGGAGCTCAGCTGTCACTCTATGACCTGATGACCACGGCACAAAATGAATCGGACATGGACAAGGTCAATGCGAAGCTTGAGGAATCGACCGCAAAGCTGAATGCTATTGTCACTGACTTTGAAACGCTCGACCTTTCCAAGCTGAACAACGCTGATTTGGCGCCACTTCAGGAAGTTGCGGTCAAACATGCCCGCGAGTATCAGGAAGCAGCGCTTGGAACGGCAGATATGGCGACCCTTGATGTCGCAACAGCCAGCATTTTCATGAACGAAGCGACCTCGCTGCATGCCACGTTAGTGTCGGATGTAAATAAGCTGAATGAGGTCGTTGATAGCTTACGTATGCGTGCAACCGAAGCGACACTGAGCGGCGCGCGGGAAGCACTGCAACTGTTCCTGTTTACTGTTGCCGCAGTTGCGTTTGTTGGATTGGTGCTGAACTGGTTTATCTCCCGGATGATTTCGCGGCCGATTACCAAAATCATCGGGTCGATGACCGCGCTCGCAGACGGTAATTCGGAAGTGGAGCTGCAGGTGTCCGGACGCCGCGATGAAATCGGCCAGATGGAAAAAGCGCTTGAGGTGTTCAAAGAGAACGCGCTGGAAGTTGAGCGCATGGAGCAGGAAAAACACGAGCGTGAGCGCCTGGCCGCGGAAGAAAAGCGGGCCAGCATGAATGCGCTCGCCGATCAGTTCGAAACAGCGCTCATGGGTATCGTTGACACGGTCACGGACTCTTCAAACCGGATGCAGTCGACTGCTCAGTCCATGTCGTCGGTTGCGGAACAAACCCAGCAGCAAGCCTCGACTGTGGCAACGTCAGCAGAAAGTGCATCTCAAAACGTTCAGACAGCTGCGTCCGCTGCAGAGGAAATGTCGGCATCCATCAGCGAGATCAACCGTCAGGTCAGCGAGTCGGCCGAAATCTCCAACCAGGCCAATGCAGAAGCGGAACGCTCCAATGACTCCGTCCGTGGACTGGCGGATGCGGCCAGCAAGATCGGTGAAGTGATTGAATTGATCAGCGGTATTGCCGAGCAAACAAACCTGTTGGCGCTGAACGCGACCATTGAAGCAGCCCGTGCTGGTGAAGCCGGCAAAGGCTTTGCCGTCGTGGCATCGGAAGTGAAAAATCTGGCGACCCAGACCGCCCGGGCAACCGAGGAAATTGGCTCACAGATCTCCGGAATGCAGTCGGCCACTGGGGAAGCCGTGGAGGCGATCCAGTCCATCAGTCAGACCATTGGTCAGATCAAGGATATTTCCGACACAATTTCCGGTGCGATGAGCGAACAGGGCATTGCCACCCGAGAAATCGCGGACAGCACCCAACAGGCTGCTTCCGGGACGGCGGAAGTCGGCCATACCATCAACGATGTGGCAACCGCCGCCTCCGATACCGGCAATGCCGCCAAGGAGGTGCTGGAGGTTGCTGTTGATCTGTCCGAACATGCCAAGACCTTGCGGACACAGGTTGAAACCTTCCTTGGAGAAGTGCGGGCTGCATAA
- a CDS encoding cache domain-containing protein: MIKSTVAAVLVAGMSVVGGSVAFASDRGTADEATAMLDKAVAHYASAGADQALKDFTASDKGWQDRDLYVFCFDEAGTTVAHGANGKLIGKNLSKLKDADGKAFVMDLVSAGKSGGGWVDYRWPNPVSKKIEQKSSVVKPAGDHICGVGIYK, from the coding sequence ATGATCAAGTCAACTGTCGCAGCGGTTTTGGTGGCTGGAATGTCCGTGGTCGGTGGAAGTGTTGCATTCGCCAGCGATCGCGGAACTGCCGATGAAGCGACCGCTATGCTCGATAAGGCTGTCGCCCATTATGCATCGGCTGGTGCTGACCAGGCACTTAAAGATTTCACCGCCTCAGACAAAGGCTGGCAAGACCGGGACCTTTATGTCTTCTGTTTTGATGAAGCAGGTACAACGGTTGCCCATGGTGCAAACGGAAAGCTGATTGGCAAAAACCTGTCCAAGCTGAAAGACGCTGACGGCAAAGCGTTTGTTATGGACCTTGTGTCAGCCGGCAAGAGTGGTGGCGGTTGGGTCGACTACCGCTGGCCGAACCCGGTTTCCAAAAAGATCGAGCAAAAGTCTTCGGTGGTGAAACCTGCTGGTGACCATATCTGCGGCGTCGGTATCTACAAATAA
- a CDS encoding SlyX family protein — MSKELESRIEQLEIDLAHANHTIDEMNTVVVEQGKQIDRLTRKLINMTDQVEELIDNVLPGHHVEKPPHY, encoded by the coding sequence ATGAGCAAAGAGCTTGAGAGCAGGATCGAGCAACTTGAGATCGACCTGGCTCACGCAAATCATACGATCGACGAGATGAACACAGTTGTTGTCGAGCAAGGCAAGCAGATCGACCGGTTGACGCGAAAACTCATTAACATGACGGATCAGGTGGAAGAGTTGATCGACAATGTTCTTCCAGGCCACCATGTCGAGAAGCCGCCGCATTATTGA
- a CDS encoding NADP-dependent oxidoreductase, with the protein MMQNLRLTLKSRPVGRLGPEHFDRVEEDLGPLEDGKARVRVVYVSLDPAMRGWVSDDTKSYIPPVQIGDTMRSLGVGIVEESKTDAYKVGDWVSGTPGWTKYIDVAPGDISVVPQLDRIEHYMGVLGLPGVTAYHGLVTEGQPKDGETLCVTGAAGSVGSLVGQIGKAHGMRVIGIAGTQEKCDWLVNELGFDAALNYKTDDLSKGLAEFAPDGIDVHFENVGGAPFKAAFRNMAAHGRMIFCGFISAYNGEKDPDPVDMTTIIRRRLSLKGFTMPDHYAAYPMMFQELGKLLMTGKLKYRLDIEEGLENAPVVFNKLFDGSNTGKLVIKVSEL; encoded by the coding sequence ATGATGCAAAACCTGCGCTTAACATTGAAATCCCGTCCTGTTGGTCGCCTTGGCCCGGAACATTTCGACCGGGTTGAAGAAGACTTAGGACCTTTGGAAGATGGCAAAGCCCGGGTGCGGGTTGTCTATGTTTCTCTTGACCCGGCCATGCGCGGCTGGGTGTCGGATGACACCAAAAGCTACATCCCGCCGGTGCAGATTGGCGATACCATGCGGTCTCTTGGTGTGGGCATCGTGGAAGAAAGCAAGACAGACGCCTATAAGGTTGGCGATTGGGTGTCCGGCACACCTGGCTGGACCAAATACATCGATGTCGCCCCTGGCGATATCAGCGTCGTGCCGCAACTTGACCGGATAGAACATTATATGGGTGTTCTCGGGTTGCCGGGTGTTACCGCCTATCACGGCCTCGTCACCGAAGGTCAGCCGAAGGACGGTGAAACGCTGTGCGTCACTGGCGCTGCAGGCTCCGTTGGCTCGCTGGTCGGACAGATCGGCAAGGCTCATGGGATGCGGGTCATTGGCATCGCCGGAACCCAGGAGAAATGCGATTGGCTGGTCAATGAGCTCGGTTTTGATGCCGCACTCAATTACAAGACCGACGACCTCAGCAAGGGACTTGCTGAGTTTGCCCCTGATGGCATTGATGTTCATTTCGAAAATGTCGGCGGCGCGCCCTTCAAAGCGGCCTTCCGCAACATGGCAGCGCATGGACGGATGATCTTTTGCGGTTTCATATCTGCGTACAACGGCGAAAAGGATCCTGATCCTGTTGATATGACCACCATTATTCGGCGCCGCCTGAGCCTAAAGGGCTTCACGATGCCCGATCACTATGCAGCCTATCCCATGATGTTTCAGGAACTTGGCAAGCTGTTGATGACAGGCAAACTGAAGTACCGCCTAGATATAGAAGAGGGTCTTGAAAACGCGCCGGTTGTCTTCAACAAGCTCTTTGACGGCAGCAACACTGGCAAACTTGTGATCAAGGTTTCTGAGCTTTAA